In Lolium perenne isolate Kyuss_39 chromosome 5, Kyuss_2.0, whole genome shotgun sequence, the sequence TGGAGGCGGGGCGGCGTCATCGGGAGGCGGAGCGGCAGCACCGGTGGGAGGTGTGCCGGCAGAAGGGGTGGGAACAGCTTGCGTTGCGACCGAAGATGCGGGAGGAGCAACAACGTCAGGATGAAGTCTACGAGCGGCGGTGCTTGGCGGAGATGCGGCTGCGGCCACAGAGGCAGGAGGTGGAGCACCgtcggcggcgggaggagctgGAGCAGCAGTGCGCCAGGAGGCGGCGGCCGCGGATAGAGTCGCCTACTTGACGTTCGTGACGGAGAGAGCAGTGGGGGATCAACGACAGAGGAGCAACGGAGAGAGCAGGCGGCCCAGCAACAGGCTATCATCCACCTCCATAGAGCCGGGTGGCCAGTAGGTAGTAGGCTAGAGATGAAGCAGGTTTCACATGTCATCCAGGATCGAGGAGTGCATAATGTTTTACTCGGATTTACCCTAAAACATTATTCATTCCTCGATTCTGaatgacatgaaaatgaaactacAAGAAAAAAATGCTTAGTTTGTCTTTAAAAAATCCTATCTGGGCAGCCTCTTTGAGGGCATCGATGTGGGAACAACACCTTTAAATAGATGATGCAGTGTTGGTATCCTGCCGGCCTATTTAGGGGGTatgggtggagatgctcttagctcctagctcagggcatctccagcggcgcgacgcaaacggacgttggcgaccgtttgcgtccgtcgtgaccgaaaatgcgtctgggcccTCCTGCAGCGGGGTGACACATAGTGATCGGGCCATCCGCGGCGACGCAaatctggcccaaatatgcgccaggtttgcgtcttcgcggacgctgcgcggtcgcGCCGAGCGTCCTCCTTTTCCTACCCAGTCCCGTAAGTCAGGGACAACGAAATTGACCACTTCAATTtacttcttttccccttctttgctgccctagtgcgacgccaccaccccaaccccagcCGCCGTTGTCCCGCCGCTGCACCGCGGTACTCAACGTCTGGCTCGGTTgtcgccgcgcgggagagcaTGATCGTACTCGGGATTGGCTCGGGCGCGAACCTGCCGGCTGTTTTGGGGCCAAACATTGTCGGTTGCGtcgcccttccgcgccgcccacgacctgttcggtcaattgcgccgataggtttcttctcctgttttcggcgctattgtgcgcggccattgatccaCAGTTCatacccacgcagatggacatgtggcagatgctGCAGAAGTTCCACGCCGAGGTCGTTGACTCCTtttccgacgaggagtccgatcagtcgacgcagacattggcaactactgcggcctccatgatccacgagttcacttCAAATGAGGGGCCGGTGCACCGGGGCTCTGTCAAGGGCCGCTCAAAAAACCTGCCGTGGAACAGAGTGCAAGGGCAGCTCCagctccacaaggactacttccacctcaccgatccggtgttcaaggaaaaaaatgttctggcgccggtacaggatgtcaagggagcTGTTCTTTGTCATTCtccgatgcaacaggtgcgctaggcttcacctcctaccaaaaatgctccgccgctattcgcatgctatcatatggaatggctactgatatattcgatgagtatcttcgaatgggtgagagcacctgccttgagtcCATGTACCGGTTTTGCCGAGgcgtgattgccgtgttcggatagcattactgtagggagccaactgttgaggatacaagaTGGCTGTTGTCTATCAACGATTCTAGAGGGTTCTCAcgaatgattggcagcatagattgcatgcactggaagtggaagaactgtccatttggatggcaggatCAGTACAGCGGGCATGCGAAGGGACgtactgtcattcttgaagctgtcatatctcaagatttatagattttgcattcattctttggcatggccggttccaacaatgacatcaatgtgttgcaccgatcacccgTTTTCAACCGactcatgcaaggcaaagctccccgggtgagctatgagatcaatggaaatgaatatgacaagtcatattatcttgctgatggcatctatcCTAACTGGGCCACACTGTGAAGACTGTCCGCAATCTAAACTCCGAGAAGAtgaggaggtttgccaagatgcaagatgtttgcaggaaagatgtggagcgcggatttggtgtgcttcaagctcggtgggcaattgtccgtcacccggcaagaacatggtcgctgaagaccatgcatgggGTGATGACATGCTgtatgatcatgcacaacatgatcgttgagaacgagcgtcctgatggccgcaatgagaaccactgggAGTTTCAAGGTGAGCTAGTTGCGCCACTCCATGTGGTTTTATCTTGGAAGAACTATCTGCATATGAATGTAGAAATCACTGACAAGAACGTGTGCAAACGGCTGCAAAcagatctgattgagcatcagtgggcattggctgaccatgaagaccatacctataggAATACCATCTTGTTTTCATGTAGACTTTTTAAAATTTGGATGTAATAAGGACTATGACCTGGTTGAattttttattttgttgttttcAAAATTCGTATTTCATGCCGACGCGGAAATACGTCGGCTGCTGGAGGCACCCCAGGCGCAAATAAACACGCGGATAAAAACGGTCTTTCTCACGTCCGCCATGCGCCACATAAACGGTCTTTCTCATGTCCACCACGTACCACGTAAACGAACGCTCGCGGACACCAATTTACGTCGGGGGAACTAGCAAATCTCATCAGAAAATCTCATCAGAAAATGGTATGTACCCCGTGAGGAAAACTGGGGCAGTAGGCACGACAGGACGAGGTTCCCAAGAAGCGGCGCTCCAGATTCTCTACCTTGCCATAGACAAGTTAGAGGTGCACAGTACCTCTAACTTGTGCTCATTTCTTACCGTTAGATTAAGATCTGATGGTCTAAAACGATCGCTACAGTAGTAGCAAACAGTACCGTGAACAGTGGATGTTACTGTAGCGCGCCAGTACAGTACTTCTTGGACAGTGTTTCAAGTGATCTGGGCCCTTCAATTTTGATCTCACGGCTCCAACGGCAAGTCAGAGAACTGTTCCTTGGTGACTTGCTACAAGCAagttagggtgtgttcggttccagaaTTTGGTGGAACGGAACCGGTCCGTTCCGTGCCTAGGACAAGTTCCTGTGTTCGGTTTGGTCGGAGGAACGGAACCGAGTAGTTCCTAGGAACGGCATATTCCTCAGATATGCGGAATGCACCCATCCGGCCAAATCGGTAGAACGGCGAGGAACGGATCGCTAACCAGCCAAACTAATCCTTCATTAGCACGCGGTAGGCGACGggaggcgacggcggcgcgcgtgcaagtggcggcggcggcgctcgcaggtggaggcggcggcggcgccgcagcgtggcggcggcggtggcgctcGCAGCGGAGGCGGCGTCGGCGCGCGCGCAGCCGCAGCCGGCGGCGCTCACAAAGCGGAGGCGACGACGCGCGCgcggaggcggcggtggcgtcgcGCAGCGAGGCGGCGTCGGCGCGCGCAGCCGCAGCGGCGGCGCTCACAAAGTGCGGAGGCGACGGCGCgcgcgaggcggcggcggcgctcgcagCAGAGCGGCGGCGCGCGCAGGCGACGGCGGTGGCGTGCGCAGGAGGCAGCGGTAGCGCTCGTGCAGTTTCCGATTTGATGTTCTTTTTCCTCCATTAGCCAGTTTTGAGTCAAATTAGCCCGTTTTGAGACAAAAGACAAAGTTTAAGTATAATTATGGCTATTCCGTTCCGCTCCGAATtcccccaaccgaacaaaaaatgGAACCGTTCCGTTCCTCAATTTTCTCTAAACCGAACACGGGGTCGGAACCGTCCCGTGACCTCGGAATGGAACCGTTCCGTTCCATCCCCTCCGATTCCAGAACCGAACACATCCTTAGACAAGCTGCGCCGCGGAAGCGCGCGCACCTTTTTTCTACCCGCTCGTGTCGCTCTGCTCCCCCCTATTGTTTGAGGGGCAGCAAACACAGAGCAGAGCATAGCAGACTGCGTCCCTCCAAATGTCGCGCCCCCCCGACAACTCCTCCCAGCCTCCGCCCCACCTCCCTCCCAACCCAAAACTCGCAACGCCATGCAAAAATCCGAGGCCATCATCGCCATGCACGCCCTCGCTCCACCTCCCTCCTCCTCATCGACCGACCTCGGTCGCGCTCGCGCCGCGCGTTGACACCTAACCTCACCTAAGCTACCAAGCAACCGCGCGCCATGGCGTCCACGGGGAGGAAGATGAACCAGATCCCGGCCCCGGCCGGACGGCTCTGGGAGGCGAGCATCCGCAAGCTCACCACCATCCGCCGCGGCGCCGCCGCATTCCCGGCCGCCGTCGCCGGCGTCGACGGCCTCGTCGACCCCGCCACCGGCACCATCTCCGTCGCCTCCTCCAGCGCCGACGACACGGACGGCCCAGCAGCCGCCGACGCGGACGAGGCCAACGCCGCCGAGGATGACGCCGAGCTCGGGGAGCCCAGCCACTCGGAGCAGCTGCTGCCCAGCGGGGAGTTCTACCAGGGCGACCTGCGCGGGGACCTCCCGCACGGCCAGGGCAAGTTCCTCTGGACGGACGGCAGCATGTACGAGGGCGCCTGGGCCCGCGGCCGCGCGGCCGGCCGCGGCAAGTTCTCCTGGCCGTCCGGCGCCACCTACGAGGGCGACCTCGCCGGCGGCTACATGCACGGCCAGGGCACCTACATTGGCGAGTTCGGGGACACCTTCGCCGGCCTCTGGGCCAACAACCTCCGCCACGGCCGCGGCACGCAGGCCTACGCCAACGGCGACGTCTACGACGGCCACTGGCGCGACGGCCTGCAGGACGGCCACGGCCGCTACATCTGGCGCCAGGGCCACGAGTACATCGGCACCTGGAAGGCCGGCGAGATGCATGGCTGCGGGACCGTCATATGGGCGGACAGCGACCGCTACGACGGCTCCTGGGAGGACGGCAAGCCCAAGGGCCAGGGCACGTTCCGGTGGGCCGACGGCGGCATGTACATCGGCACCTGGTGCCAGGAGTCCGGCGTCACGCACGCCAAGGGCGTCTACTACCCGCCGTCCGGCGGCCCGGCGATGCCCGTGCCCCGGGAGCCCCGCGACGCCATCACCAAGCTGCTCGAGGATCTCGAGGTCTGCGAGGGGAAAACGGTGTCGCTGCTGCCGTGGCAGAAGATACTGACGTGGCCCGGGGTGGAGGCCGTGATCCAGAAGCCCGTGTGGCGGCCGCCGGAGGTCAGCGCCGACCAAGGGAGGGCGTCGAGCGTGCGCCGGAGGAGCAGCGTGTCGGACCTGGACAGTCTCGCTGTGGGGGATGAGGGCGGCGAGGATGCTAGTACTCGGGCAGACAGGGCATGGTCACGGACGCTCTCCTGCATCCGCGCGAAGCCGGGGAAGAAGCAGGGGGAGACCATATCCAAGGGGCACAGGAACTACGAGCTCATGCTCAACTTGCAGCTGGGCATCAGgtctcttccttctcttcttAGCTACCATTGGCACTGCTTCCATTTCCATCAATTTTTTTCCTTGTTGCTGATTATTAATTTGTCTGCCATTGGTTTTCTCTTGGTGCACAGGCATGCTGTGGGAAGACAGTCAGCACCTACCTCACTGGATCTCAAATCATCAGCATTTGACCCTAAAGAGAAGGTGTGGACAAGATTTCCTCCGGAAGGATCGAAGCATACGCCGCCTCACCAATCGTGTGATTTCCGGTGGAAGGACTACTGCCCATTGGTTTTCAGGTCTGCATTTTGTCTCTCACTTGCTTATTTGAGCCTCCTGAATGGGGCTAATTTGTTCCTCTGTAATTCGATCCAGGACATTGCGCAAGCTCTTCGACGTCGACCCTGCAGATTACATGATCTCGATATGTGGTGATGATGCACTCCTGGAACTATCGTCACCCGGTAAAAGTGGAAGTTTCTTTTACCTCACAAATGATGACAAGTACatgatcaaaacaatgaagaaggCAGAAGTTAAGGTAGGTTCCTTTCTTCACCTTATAGCTAACCTACACATGGAAGTTTAAGTCTGATACGGGGTCTGCTTTTGATTATCGACAGGTGCTTCTCAGAATGCTTCAACCCTATTATAAACATGTCCGTGCTCATGAAAATACTCTTATAACTAAGTTCTTCGGTCTGCACTGTGTTAAGATCACAGGGGCTATTCAGAAAAAGGTTAGGATGCTTTTCTTGAAATTCAGTGTATTGAGATCAAAGATGACGGCTGAGCTTTTGGTGCTATGTGATTCAGGTCCGGTTTGTTATAATGGGGAATCTCTTCTGCTCTCACTACTCAATCCATCGGCGCTTCGACTTGAAAGGATCTTCGCTTGGTCGGATGACAGACAAGCCTCTTGATCAAATTGACGAGACCACCACGCTCAAGGATCTTGATCTCAATTTCATTTTTCGGTTAGGAGGATCCTGGTTCCAGGACTTCTGCAAGTACGTCTCCCATCTGCCGAATTGCATATTATGGTTTCCTCTCATCTGCTTACTAGCCTACGCTGGTACTTGCATGCATTATAAATATTTGTAAAATCATGTTTTGATGTGTGAACCTAAAGCTGTCCCGTGGGAGGTCTTAACATGTCAATAGAATCACAACTGTATTTGAACAGACCCAAGCATCCATTATGCTGATGATTTATATTTCTTACCAGACAAGTCGACAGAGATTGTGAGTTGCTGGAGCAGGAGAGGATCATGGATTACAGTCTTTTGGTGGGCGTTCACTTCAAAGATCGATGCAAAGATATGTTGCCCCATGAATGCCTTTTACTAATATTTTCGAGAAAACGCTACTTTCAAATATTTGCAATTATGGAACTATTCATAAACACATTTGAAGCGATGAGCCTGAGTCTTTTTTTTTCTGGCTACAGACAGCAGCAATGCTGACAATGAGACACCTACTACTGCCACCGATGATGAACAGAAAAGGTATTTACACTATGCTTTTGCGGTTACTGTGATTTGCTACTCCCTTCGATTCAAATTAATTGTCACAGATTTAGGCAAAATGTTACCTAAATCTGTGTAGGTTCATTGAACCCGCGACAGCTAATTTGGATCAGAGGTAGTACTAAAAAGTCTAAATGTATTTCCTGGAGAGCAACCTAGCACACATGGCTCCGTTGAGTGAGTATCAATGCAATATAGTCAAACATGATTCTACTGAAGAAGCTTTGAAGTATCACAAGATGCCTTACATACAGTTGTTCTTTCTTCAGTTTAGGCCTGCTCAAATCATACCGCCAACCATGCATGCATTCATCTTGATATTGACAAATATTGACCTCTGAGGGCAACATTACTTATGGTTCATGCAGAAAAGCACCAGATAAACTAGGGATTTGCATGCACTCGAGGGTGGAGAACATAGTGAGAAATCCTGAAAGTGAATCCCAGCTCATTGGTGAGCCCACAGGCGAATTCCAGGATGTGATCTTGTTCTTCGGGAtcattgacatcctgcaggactaCGATATCAGCAAGAAGCTCGAGCATGCCTACAAATCTATGCAGTATGATCCCAACTCCATATCGGCGGTCGACCCGAAGCAGTACTGCAAGCGGTTCCGGGACTTCATTTTCAGGGCTTTCGCAGAGGATGTACAGTAGTCACTCCATTAACAAAAGGGGGAACACAAAATTGACTGAACAGAACAGACCTTAACAGTTGGCTGGTGATTGTTCTTTGCCCACCATCCAGTATTCTTTCGTAGATAACACCATTGATTCTTTCTGTTGTAGACGACAGCATGCAAATATGGCAGCGATTTCTTCTACTGGTATGTGTCTATAGATTCTGTACATTTTGGAAATCTTGTCTTTACTTCTGTAATTATTAGATCTAGGATCACTCTATTCATGCCAATTGGTATGAAAAAGGATGTAGTGACAGATTTTTTATGTAACCATTCCTTGTTTTCTTCTCCTTTCAAATTAAGAGCCATGCTTTGTGCATAGGATCAATTTAACTGTCCATTTACCTAAATTTGTTCTAAAATAGTTGCATGATGACAACATAAACTGCATTTGGGATCCATCGGATGCTCAGAAACTGCATTTGGCATCGCAACAGAAGTTCAGAAACTGCATTTGGGATCCCAACCGAAGTTCAGAAATTACAGAGAACACAGAAGTTCAGAAGCTACAGAGAATACACAAGTCGTAACAAAGTACTCCATCTACCAAATCTGGGATCCATGGTACCAGGTAGCCTAGAGATCATGCACCGAGAAGCACCGCGTCACTTGCTCTGCCAGCTTGTCCATGGCGCTTCTCAGCCACCGCGCGACTGTTAGCGATAATCACTCCGTCGCCGGCACGGCGACGTGTGCCGTACGTATACGAGTAGTGTACGTGTTCCGTTCTGATCTAGGAGTTGTGCCCCGAGTCGGTTAGCTAGTCTAGGTACTATATAATCTATGTAATAACTAGGCTTGTAACACCACATCGAGAATCAATACGAAAAAATAACAGGCTCGATACGGGCCTGTGGCGATACATTGTTTTTTCCGTGTGCGTGAGTTGGAGCTAGCTGATCGTACGTGGATTGCTGCTGTTTTGGCTTGTTTGCTGTGCGTGTGCAGGTCCCGTCTCGCCGGATCGTCTTCGTCAACGTCGGAAAGAACTCGGCGATTGGGGCTGggccaacaattggtatcagagcctcgtgaAGGATCTCTTAGTAACGGGAGGTCATGACGAAGGAAGTGGGCGAGTCTTCCGGCGCCGCGGCGCCGGTGTCGACGCAGTATCCGCAGTACATCCGCGACAACTACACGGTGTGGGCGACCACGATGATGTGGGCGCTCGAGTCCAACGAAGTCTGGGAGGCTGTTGATCCGGGCGGCGACGAGTTCATGAAGGGCGCGCCGAAGTACCGCAAGGACCGACAGGCACTCACGGCCATCTGCTCGGTGATGCCGATGGACGTGAAGCAGCACCTAATCTCGAAGACATCTGCAAAGGAGGCGTGGGAGACGATCAAGACGCTGAATCTTGGTCATGCGCGTGTCCGCGAGGCGGCCCTACAAACCTTGCAGAAGCAGTACGAGAACCTGGAGATGGGAGTAGATGAGAAGCTGGACGCCTTCGCTTCGAGGGTCGCTACATTGGTCAATGGGATTCGCGCGCTGGGCGAGAAGCTCGAGGAGATCTCGATCGTAAGGCGTTTCCTACGCGCGGCGCCGCCGCGTTACTTGCCCGTTGTTTCGGCGATCGAGCAGTGCGTCGATCTCAAGACTCTCACGATGGACGATTTGGTCGGACGGTTCAAGGCGCATGATGAGAGGATGAAGATCACCTACGGCGGCGAAGCAAAAGTGGAGGAGCACGTGATGCTTACGCGCGCCCAGTGGCAGGCAATGGCCGCAAGAGAGAAGAAGAGCAATGGAGCATCAAGCAGCGGTGGTTATCAAGAAGCCTCCCGCCCGGCGAAGAAGTCGGATGAGAAGCCGAAGAAGCCTAAGAAGAAGTTCGATAAAAAGAATCTTCGCTGCCATAAGTGCAACCAGCTCGGTCACTTCAAATCGGAGTGTCGCAACTCTCCGGAGAAGAAGGCTCTCTTGGCGAAGGAAGGAGATGATGGACCAATGATGTTGATGCTCGAGGTATGCGAGCTGATGGACAATGTTGGATCAACTCCGCATGTGCCGGCTAGGGAGATCGTCACGCTCGAGGAAGACAAGGTTTTCCTTCATGACAAGGCGAGGATGAGGACAGCGAGGCATGTCTGGTACCTCGACACAGGCGCAAGCAACCACATGACCGGCGACAAGGCTCGCTTTGAGTTAGACCTCTCGGTGGGAGGAACGGTTCGATTCGGCGATGGATCGACCGTTGGGATAGCAGGGCGAGGCACTGTCCTGTTTGAGTTGAAGAACGGCGGTCACAAGGTACTCACGGATGTGTACTATATCCCCAAGTTGAAGAGCAACATCATCAGTCTTGGTCAGCTCGCGGAGCGTGGATGCAAGATCGTGATCGAGGACGAGTTCTTATGGGGGTATGATCGTCAAAGGCAACTCATCATGAAGGTGGAGAGGGCGAGGAATCGACTCTACATCCTCAACCTGGATCGGGTGGATCCGGTATGCTTGATGACAAACATGGAAGACTCGGCATGGAGGTGGCACGCGCGCTACGGGCATCTTAATTTCCAGGCTCTACGGCAACTTGGACAGAAGGAGATGGTACGTGGCTTACCGTGTGTTGATCATGTTGAGCAGGTGTGCGACGGTTGTCTCATTGGGAAGCAAAGGCGAGCCCCGTTTCCAAGGGAGGGACAATATCGAGCAAGCAAGGTTCTTGAGTTGGTGCATGGAGACCTATGCGGACCAATCACGCCGGCGACCCCCGCCGGGAACAAGTACTTTTTGCTCATCGTCGACGACTTCAGTAGATACATGTGGGTTGTGTTGCTGAAGAGTAAGGATCAAGCTTTGCAAGCGTTTCGGATTGTGAAGATGGCGGCCGAGGTGGAGTCCGAGGCAAAGTTGAAGGCCCTCCGTACCGATCGGGGTGGGGAGTTCAAATCCAATGAATTCAAGGCGTTTTGTGAAGCTCATGGGATCCAGCGGTACCTTACCGCGCCATATTCACCGCAGCAAAACGGTGTTGTGGAGAGAAGGAACCAAACCGTGGTGGCCATGGCACGTAGCATGATGAAAAGCAAAGGCGTGCCGGGCAGGTTTTGGGGCGAGGCGGTCACGACGGCCGTCTATTTGCTGAATAGGGCGCCAACTAAGAGCGTTGTTGGTATGACACCGTACGAAGCATGGTACGGACGCAAGCCCTCGGTTGATCATCTTCGCACTTTCGGGTGCGTGGCGCATGTGAAGACGGTGGCCGGGCATACTAGCAAGTTGGCGGATCGAAGTACTCCAATGGTCATGATCGGCTATGAAGCCGGTTCGAAGGCGTATCGCGCGTACAATCCAGTGAATAAACAGTTGGTGGTGACACGCGACGTCGTCTTCGAGGAGGAGAAATCATGGAATTGGGGCTCCGCGGAACCGGTACAGTCGATCTCAAACGAGATATTTACTGTGGTTTACAGCGATTCACATGCAGATGATCAAGAAACAGCGTCGCGGGGCGTTACGGATTCAGGCGCTGGTTCTGATCCAGAAGATGGAGGTCCGGGCGCGAGCAGCAGCGCTACGTCTGATGGTGCTGATGGTGCTAGCGATCGGAACAGCGTGCGGAACGGCAGCGAGTCGAGCGCTCGCTCGACCGAGCCGCCAGGAAGCTCTCCGTACAGGAGTCCTGGAGCGAGCAGCAGCTCACGGAGCTTGGCGCGCGGCCCAGACTGGGAGGAGCCAGGGAGGCCGGGTGAAGACCCAGGCAGTCCACGAGGTGGTTTTGAAGCTTCAGCTAGTAGGCCGGCAAGCCCATCTGGACGTGGTGCTGTTCAATCACCAGGACGTTCCAGTTCAGTACCGCACACGCGCGACGATTGTACGTCGCCAGCAGGCAGAGCGAGCAGCAGCTCACGGAGCTTGGCGCGCGGCCCAGACTGGGAGGAGCCAGGGAGGCCGGGTGAAGACCCAGGCAGTCCACGAGGTGGTTTTGAAGCTTCAGCTAGTAGGCCGGCAAGCCCATCTGGACGTGGTGCTGTTCAATCACCAGGACGTTCCAGTTCAGTACCGCACACGCGCGACGATTGTACGTCGCCAGCAGGCAGCTCGTCAGCTCGTGAAGGTTTTGCCGACGCAGAAGCTAGCGCGAATACGTCAGCTCCAGGGTCTCCTTCTACTGCAATGGAAAG encodes:
- the LOC127321603 gene encoding phosphatidylinositol 4-phosphate 5-kinase 6, encoding MASTGRKMNQIPAPAGRLWEASIRKLTTIRRGAAAFPAAVAGVDGLVDPATGTISVASSSADDTDGPAAADADEANAAEDDAELGEPSHSEQLLPSGEFYQGDLRGDLPHGQGKFLWTDGSMYEGAWARGRAAGRGKFSWPSGATYEGDLAGGYMHGQGTYIGEFGDTFAGLWANNLRHGRGTQAYANGDVYDGHWRDGLQDGHGRYIWRQGHEYIGTWKAGEMHGCGTVIWADSDRYDGSWEDGKPKGQGTFRWADGGMYIGTWCQESGVTHAKGVYYPPSGGPAMPVPREPRDAITKLLEDLEVCEGKTVSLLPWQKILTWPGVEAVIQKPVWRPPEVSADQGRASSVRRRSSVSDLDSLAVGDEGGEDASTRADRAWSRTLSCIRAKPGKKQGETISKGHRNYELMLNLQLGIRHAVGRQSAPTSLDLKSSAFDPKEKVWTRFPPEGSKHTPPHQSCDFRWKDYCPLVFRTLRKLFDVDPADYMISICGDDALLELSSPGKSGSFFYLTNDDKYMIKTMKKAEVKVLLRMLQPYYKHVRAHENTLITKFFGLHCVKITGAIQKKVRFVIMGNLFCSHYSIHRRFDLKGSSLGRMTDKPLDQIDETTTLKDLDLNFIFRLGGSWFQDFCKQVDRDCELLEQERIMDYSLLVGVHFKDRCKDISNADNETPTTATDDEQKRKAPDKLGICMHSRVENIVRNPESESQLIGEPTGEFQDVILFFGIIDILQDYDISKKLEHAYKSMQYDPNSISAVDPKQYCKRFRDFIFRAFAEDVQ